The sequence ATGTTTAACTGAAAGCAGAGATGCCACTTAATAGGTGATATCTGTTGAAAAACTACGGAACCCTGgaggggtcattgcaagatgttttttttttttggtttaacATGCAACTTTATTAACATGCAGGTAGCTCTCCATTCCAAAACCTTCTAACCACAATTCCCCTAGACCCTTTAATGTCATCTCCTGTAGATAGGATTTAGGGGTGGTTGCCAGGTCAGCCATCAACTACAGTACCGTCAGGCGCACTTGCATGTGtatacgcactgtgcgtaccatcaggctactcaacaatgagagaaaatttcccttgtgcgtgtgtattcacaccaaattggcccaccataccttcccaactatgcacagtatcctattagctgcatgccatcaggctatttacaattttctattacataaagttagtgaacacgttatcaaaattaacggcacacattttgtttgagcaggagagacaataggctatgcaCGCAAGCatgcaactaggctacttgttgttttcttttactcggctatctactatatggttatcagcacacaatgttgagctaattcactaactcaatactcatcgtggatatcacaagtttaaacaacgaaaacagaaaggatggatggAGCAAAAAGTGGACTTTCGAGGAGCGCATGCGTCTTGGCAGTACAACACCAAAGGACTCTTTGGGACATGTACTCATTGTCCTCACAGTCACGCATCCTGTCTAGACACCCACCCAAATGCATAACGCATTGGATAGAATAGTCGGTCACAACCATCGTATTGTTGTTTGTAGCACTTCAAAACGGCTGAAACAATATTAGCCTCCATCCATTAATATCATAAGGCTTCCATAAGGCTTCATTTTTTGTAGAGTTCAAACAACATCTATGTTGCAAAGTGAGGCAATGTAATTCACTGACAGAACAAAATGTGTGATTTTTCTCTCGTAACTTTGTGACCACATAATATCAGAGGATACAGGCCATGTTTTTCTCATAAATATGTCATTTCTTGCAAATGTATGACTTCATAAtgtaaagtaggctatataTTAGTATCTTTTTTCTCTTTAATTCACTGAGATTTATCTCAGAATATTCCCCCGCTTCCTCTGAGTGAGGTTTTTTTTCAGAGGGAAAAGTTTGGAAACCTCATAATGTGGTAAAATTGAATGTTGAATAGTTAAATTGCTTAAAAGATGGAGGACTTTTACTTTGAAATGGCAGTTGCAAAATGGGAGCGAGAAATCAGCGGAAGTATTTGTAGCTGTGAGTAGTGAGTTCAAGGAGACGAGAAGGGGGGACTTTGAGGATATCATACCTAAGTCTGTCAGCGGATTAGACCTAAATAATTTAGCAATGCCCCCACTTGCAGGTGCCGAACTTATCCGCACTCCAGTTCAACTATACCGTTATCTTCTGCGATGCTGTAAACTCTTGCCATCAACAGCCATGCAACAGCACTACAGGCATGCAGTAAGACAAGTGAGCGTGGTTTCCTCGAACCTAACAATTTTTTGTAACGTTATCCCTCAGCTGTCACCTGTCACAGTTACAACCCAAATCACTGGTAATCTAACGTTACCCATGTTTCATGTTACCACCCAAACAAGGACAACTAAAATGTTCTCAAACACTCTGTTGTTGTAGGCTTAGCCTGTGCATTTAGCGTTTCAAGGCTACAGTGCAGATGTGcatctctgtgtttgtgaattGGAACCATGTGTTGCAATTTGATTTTGTACCCTTCAGACTTTTATGCTAAAATAAGTAGGCATATCGATCATTTGAGAAAGTAATATTTAATAGAATTGGCTTAGTCCTCCATTTGAGCTCTAAAAAGGTTAACCCAAAGGTAGGCTATTTCAATTAGGTTGTTCTAAACTGTGAAGAATCAGTGATAGTTGTCTGTTAAGTTGAGGCCCAGTAAAATGTTGGTTTCCTAAAATGAGGTGCACAAGCTTGAAGCAAACTTTAGCCTATAGATTAGAATCATCACAATTTTTAGTAAAGATGAAATTGCATAACTTTATAATTGTATAAAAAATATAACTGTTTGCTTTGCCCTAATAGAGTAGGTTAAGGGATGACAAAATATTGGGTTTGTGTTTCAGAGCTTTAATAGCCATGCTGATGAAGAAGACAGAGAGCGTGTACAACTCATCATCCAAAGAGCCATTGTAGATGCTGACTGGATCCTGGAGAAGGTGGGGTGGTCAAGGAAAATTTGAATAAGATACAATATCATATTGATGACAATTGATGTTTTTGATTTGGGCTGGCCCGGGCATATCCACAAAAGATAACCAACTTCGAGCATTATGAGCACTAGCACCTAGTTAGACATAACATTACACTGAATAGCAACAGTTTTGCTCACTTAACCAAGCATTTCCCTCTGTATGAACAGATCATCTGTGGCTGACAAGGTCTTTTTTAAATTTCAGTATACCAAAAAGTGACCACTGGTGTTATTTGATGAAGAGATGGACTCAGGTTTGCCTTGTGGTGATCTGCACACGAGTTGGCGCATACCAGCTGAATGAGGGTGATCTTAGTATCACTGCAAAGCTAGAGTTAAAGAGTTAAATACCAGATGTATATATTTTGAAAATTTGTCAGCATAGCCATTGGAACATTATTGTATTTATTTGCGTGTACATTTTTGTCGTAAATAGTATGTACAGATATCAATTGTCTTACTTTGCACCTTAAATAAAGAAGGGTTGGAAATACTGAAACGGAAAACAAGTCATATGCCATTGTATTTATGTGGTTTGTGTTATGAATGGACGGTTTCAAATGACTCCTTATCATACTCTTAGCAATGTTATGCACTGGTCAGGGAGGGGACTTTCTGTATTGAGTAACCACCGTCATAATTAACCCCTGGAATCTACAAATAGCTTGTTATGCTTATGCATCGACGACAGCCATGATGTTTCTCTGTATGTTCATCTGTATGTTCATCTGTCCCATTCTTGTGAACAAGGTATCTCGAGAACGCCAGAAGGACAATTTTTCATATTCACTTTCAACTGGACTCAAAGATGTTAAAACAAACTCAATACTCATTTTTTCAATACTCGTTGAATTaaatttttttgcaaattttcCTTTGCATCTCATTattacgacggagtattagggccacacatgaaggaaaaaaatatttttgccatgacgagattaaactcaacatgtcgactttaaagtcgccatgtcaacattaaactcgacatttcgagaataaagttgaaatgtaatatcgactttaatcttgacgtatcgactttaatgtcgccatgtcgacattaaactcaacatttcgagaataaagttgaaatatcatgtcgactttaatctcgacgtgtcgacattaaactcaacattttgagaataaagttagtttggagagagaacgaccgctcgggacgattgaaagggaggacgaatgaaacaatgcaacaagtgcaacaatgattcagagtgttcgagtgcaacaatgattagacataggcctatatctggacaaaacatagaacatattaacctacgttgctcagccaaatactttgctgttaggtccttatcacggagttacaggcgataaatgcgatggtcaaaagtagcctaaacgtcatagcggtttatttatttattgtaggcctattattaaagtgttgttCTAAACATTTAGTTGTTGCATCTaaatgttcaacttcatgcttatgcactagaggcataggcgctctccccaatcctagactttcacgttgcttgtttgtaatggatgcaaaacagcccattgctgaatg is a genomic window of Alosa sapidissima isolate fAloSap1 chromosome 15, fAloSap1.pri, whole genome shotgun sequence containing:
- the lyrm9 gene encoding LYR motif-containing protein 9 is translated as MPPLAGAELIRTPVQLYRYLLRCCKLLPSTAMQQHYRHAVRQSFNSHADEEDRERVQLIIQRAIVDADWILEKYTKK